The sequence ATCTTTTTCAGCTTTTAAATAAACGCAAGTACAATAAAGTTTAAAATGAAAAGCCCTGTCGAAACCCATAAAACCGGATGAATCTCATTGGTTTTCTTTTTAGCTACTTTAACGATGACGAAAAAGATAAAACCAGCAGCAATTCCATAAGAAATGCTATACGCTAATCCCATAAAAATAGACGTGAAAAAGGCTGGGATAGCTTCTTCTAAATCGTCCCATTGAATTTCTAAAAAGGACGACATCATCATTACTCCCACAATAATCAATGAAGGTGCTGTAGCTTGAACAGGAACAATAGCAATCAAAGAAGAAAATAAACTGGCCAACAAGAAAAGAATAGCTACCACTACACTGGTCAGCCCTGTTCTTCCTCCTGCACCGATTCCAGCAGCACTTTCGACAAACGTCGTGGTATTAGACGTTCCAAAAATAGCGCCAACAGACGTAGCAATCGCATCTGCAAATAAGGCTTTATCCATTTTCGATTTGATTCCAGAACTATTGTCCAAAGCTGCTTCATCTTCGGCAGTGAAGATACCTGTTTTGCGGCCTGTGCCAATAAAGGTCCCAATAGTATCGAAAATATCAGATAAACTAAAGGCAAAGATCGTCATTAATACTAGCGGCAAACGAGATGCATCTGAAAATAACGAGATCATTCCTTGAGAACCTAATGCAGCTCCAAATGTTACACGCAACTCTGAGATAGCATGGCCTAATGAATTTTCTGGATTTGAGATGACAGACAAATCAACAATGCCCATCGGAATTCCAATGATCGTTGTGGCGATAATGCCGATAAGAACCGCTCCTCGTACATTTAATACCACCAATATGACTGTGATAATCAAACCAATCAAAGCAAGTAAAGCACCGCTGCTTGTAAAATCAACTAATCCCGGAATAATCCCACCATCTGTTAGTACACTATTT is a genomic window of Carnobacterium sp. CP1 containing:
- a CDS encoding NCS2 family permease, translating into MENFFKLKEHGTTVSTEVMAGITTFFAMSYIIFVNPAILSLTGMPSQAVFLATLIASAIGTLVMGLFANVPYAQAPGMGLNAFFTYTVVFALGFTWQEALAMVFLCGIFNIFITVTKIRKMIIKSIPELIQHAIGGGIGVFVAYIGIKNAGFLQFTSETANIQAINNAPFDPSAANYDSGINSVLTDGGIIPGLVDFTSSGALLALIGLIITVILVVLNVRGAVLIGIIATTIIGIPMGIVDLSVISNPENSLGHAISELRVTFGAALGSQGMISLFSDASRLPLVLMTIFAFSLSDIFDTIGTFIGTGRKTGIFTAEDEAALDNSSGIKSKMDKALFADAIATSVGAIFGTSNTTTFVESAAGIGAGGRTGLTSVVVAILFLLASLFSSLIAIVPVQATAPSLIIVGVMMMSSFLEIQWDDLEEAIPAFFTSIFMGLAYSISYGIAAGFIFFVIVKVAKKKTNEIHPVLWVSTGLFILNFIVLAFI